The uncultured Mailhella sp. genome segment TCTCTTCTCGCCGAAAATCACCTACAAGCTGCTCGGCGCGGTAACCGGCACGGTGGGCAATCTGGGCTCCGGCGTCATCGATCTGGTGGGCGGCGTGCTGAGCGCGCCCTTCAAGCTGTTCATGAAGTAAATCCCGGAAAAGCGCGGACTCCGACGACGCGCCTTTTTTCCAGCATGAAGACGGCACGGCGGCGGCTCTTCTCCCTTCCCTCACGCGAGCCCCCAAAAACTGCCGAGTTCAAGCGGCATGCCCTTTTCCGTAGCCCTCGGGCGGCAGCAGCGAAACGCAAAAAAAATACGCCGCCCCGCTTTTCCATCATCGGAAAAAACGGAAGCGGCGCATGCCGACGCCCGGAATCAGCCCCCGAAGCGCGGCGGCCCGCCCGGCAAAAGCTGCTGCCTGAGCTTCAAAACTGCCGCAGCGCGCCGGACACGCCACCGGCGTCAAAACTCAGAGTTGCTCAAGCTCGCGCCCCTCGTTCACACCGAGCGCCGCAATCTGACGAAAGATGTTGAGCGATTCCTCTGCTTCGGCGGCGTCGAGCGAACGCAGGGCAAAGCCCGCATGCACAATAACGTAGTCGCCGGGCCGGGGAGCCTCCGGCAGAAGAAGGGTGGAAATTTCCATATAATTTTCTCCCTGACCCACCTGAACGCGGGCCTTTCCCTCTTCCGGCACTTCCACGACTCGAACGGGAACGGCAAGACACATAGGTATTCTCCTGAAAAAACTCATATCATGAAATGACAATCCTCTCTCATACCCCCGCAGGAAAAATCATGCAAGCGTCCGGCTCCGCAACAGGCGCATGCGTTGCTAAAATTCGGGAAATCGGCTAACGTCCCTCTACTTATCCACCGGAGTAAGACAACATTATGAATGAAATCTTTGCACCCGTCCTGAATCTTCTGAACCGCCTCGGAGAGATGGCGCTGTTCCTCTTTGAAGGCTTCAGGCAGGCATACGGCTCCCGACGGCTGTTCGGCAAGATTCTCCAGCAGATATACGTCATCGGGGCGAAATCCATGTTCGTCATCCTGCTCATCGGCCTGTTCACCGGTCTGGTGCTCGGCCTGCAGGCCTTCTACGCCATGTCCATGTTCGGCGCTCAGGGCATGCTCGGCTCCCTGCTCGCCCTCACGCTCATCCGCGAAATGGCCCCCGTGCTCACCGCCGTCATGATCACCGCGAGAGCCGGTTCCGCCATGACCGCGGAAATCGGCGTCATGCGCATTTCCGATCAGATCGACGCCCTCGAAGTCATGGACATCAATCCCACGGGCTATCTCGTCACCCCGCGTCTTCTGGCCTCCCTGTTCACGTTTCCGCTGCTCACCTCCATCTTCACGGTGGTGGGCATCTTCGGCGGCTACCTGTCCGCCTGCGTGCTGCTCGGACTCAACGAAGGCCGCTACTTTTCCGGCATCGAATCCAGCGTCACCATGGACGACGTGCAGGGCTGCTTTCTCAAGGCCGTGGTCTTTGCCGTCATCGTCATCACCGTGTGCTGCTTCCAGGGCTACAACGCCCACAGAAGAAGCGACGGCAAGGGCGCGGAAGCCGTGGGCAACGCCACCACGTCCGCCGTGGTCATGAGCTGCGTGCTCATTCTCATGGCCGACTACGTTCTCACCTCCTTCCTTCTCTGAGGCGCGCATGAATCAGCAAGCCTGGGACATCACCCTTGAACATCTCGACGGCGGCTACGACGGCCGCATCGTGCTGAAGGACTTTTCCGCCGTCATT includes the following:
- a CDS encoding HypC/HybG/HupF family hydrogenase formation chaperone is translated as MCLAVPVRVVEVPEEGKARVQVGQGENYMEISTLLLPEAPRPGDYVIVHAGFALRSLDAAEAEESLNIFRQIAALGVNEGRELEQL
- a CDS encoding ABC transporter permease, whose amino-acid sequence is MNEIFAPVLNLLNRLGEMALFLFEGFRQAYGSRRLFGKILQQIYVIGAKSMFVILLIGLFTGLVLGLQAFYAMSMFGAQGMLGSLLALTLIREMAPVLTAVMITARAGSAMTAEIGVMRISDQIDALEVMDINPTGYLVTPRLLASLFTFPLLTSIFTVVGIFGGYLSACVLLGLNEGRYFSGIESSVTMDDVQGCFLKAVVFAVIVITVCCFQGYNAHRRSDGKGAEAVGNATTSAVVMSCVLILMADYVLTSFLL